In the genome of Aspergillus luchuensis IFO 4308 DNA, chromosome 2, nearly complete sequence, one region contains:
- a CDS encoding uncharacterized protein (SECRETED:SignalP(1-20)) produces the protein MKLLPTLVAGALALTTSVQAANCNAGLNYCANILKSIDLKYINLMTAAIAEKYTEFNSAIAHPMYYLWHCNADGSVSIVEKCTWGCEDAGPGNSDYCS, from the exons ATGAagctcctccccaccctcgTTGCCGGTGCCCTGGCCCTTACCACCTCTGTTCAGGCTGCCAACTGCAATGCTGGCCTGAACTACTGCGCCAATATTCTGAAAAGTATCG ATTTAAAGTACATTAACTTGATGACTGCCGCCATTGCGGAGAAATATACCGAGTTCAATTCGGCTATTGCCCACCCGATGTACTACCTGTGGCACTGCAATGCCGATGGATCCGTCAGTATTGTGGAAAAATGTACTTGGGGCTGCGAGGATGCAGGTCCTGGAAATAGTGATTACTGCTCATGA
- a CDS encoding uncharacterized protein (COG:S;~EggNog:ENOG410Q1JU) codes for MPVIRSVTRASEMNAEKTTPKRASKQQNDLQAINNTTTKTNAKDPYPAKRPPQSRRLLEWISLKDSPNGVIPNSDELFATLQEIHKLNECIVIARGRPRELSEIEWLIIEWRSSRDREEFLTSELCLKLNEALAHRSWSQEIAWPIHDTGMIIRANPLFPSQRLYEILTIYFPADLDQEAISSIETFRGLPCWHLDDEDPAEYPSAAIKSQNPAWIEGTCEYQRQTARRLAYFIEFADEEGERIYKEKVRYNPRGRPSWDVMVNFFEELKDLGMIGYQSRHVEFVEVVHYVPENYVPEPPRPISPEAMKRFDYLPAYDSDVSL; via the exons ATGCCTGTTATTCGATCGGTCACGCGTGCCAGTGAAATGAATGCTGAGAAGACCACACCGAAACGTGCTTCAAAGCAACAGAATGACTTGCAGGCTATCAACAACACTACCACGAAAACAAACGCCAAAGATCCATATCCAGCGAAAAGGCCTCCTCAGAGCCGCAGATTGCTAGAATGGATATCGCTCAAAGATTCACCCAATGGTGTCATCCCAAATAGCGACGAACTTTTTGCGACCCTTCAAGAGATACACAAACTCAACGAATGCATCGTTATCGCCCGAGGCCGTCCACGTGAACTAAGCGAGATTGAGTGGTTGATTATTG agtggagaagcagcagagacagagaagagTTTCTTACCTCGGAGCTTTGCCTCAAATTGAATGAAGCCCTTGCACATCGCTCATGGAGCCAAGAAATTGCCTGGCCGATCCATGATACTGGGATGATCATACGCGCAAATccgcttttcccttctcagAGACTTTATGAGATCCTGACAATCTATTTCCCTGCAGACTTAGATCAGGAAGCTATCTCCTCTATTGAAACCTTCCGAGGGCTACCATGCTGGCaccttgatgatgaagatccagCTGAGTATCCCTCGGCGGCGATCAAGTCCCAGAATCCTGCATGGATAGAGGGGACTTGTGAGTACCAGAGGCAAACTGCAAGGCGGTTGGCTTACTTCATCGAGTTTGCCGACGAGGAAGGAGAACGAATCTATAAAGAAAAGGTGAGGTATAATCCACGCGGAAGGCCATCTTGGGACGTCATGGTGAATTTCTTTGAGGAACTGAAAGATCTTGGGATGATCGGGTACCAATCGCGGCATGTTGAATTCGTGGAGGTTGTTCACTATGTACCGGAGAACTACGTACCAGAGCCTCCCCGTCCTATATCTCCTGAAGCGATGAAGCGTTTCGATTATTTGCCAGCCTACGACTCAGATGTATCATTATAG
- a CDS encoding uncharacterized protein (InterPro:IPR029463,IPR024079;~SECRETED:SignalP(1-27);~go_function: GO:0004222 - metalloendopeptidase activity [Evidence IEA];~go_function: GO:0008237 - metallopeptidase activity [Evidence IEA]), protein MKFCLPTSARWLLNWIGIFMFIGQSRALDIGSRFRVELGQGPVTRSGSGTYGGTCYGTDADLSAIYTEAIDLAQVALDSLNSYATSATVRATVETFFGIKPDSSTPTTVSASYSAQFAYVKYIFGQIVAFSTSTEDTGISQPGFFCDDSWRWKTEMDYGSDGQMNGKTISQTTGGAVQWSWWSPLYKAFLGTGPGCVHNSQEATLGFTVVTDIQKVYTITMCPYSFTRARRKDSLSAWRSKEKIISDGTPLGAALSTPGTLMHELAHLVTKRVITDETVSSNGQKAYFPSNVAKLAEESTAKAVKNADSYTWFATAMYLDQCDWSRQICAQSTSTSTVAKRSNNQTSTDKPLMRRSNRRTFLPCLLTGLQDDLE, encoded by the exons ATGAAGTTTTGCCTACCAACTTCTGCACGATGGTTGCTGAACTGGATAGGGATTTTCATGTTCATTGGTCAGTCCAGAGCTTTGGATATCGGTAGCCGCTTTCGCGTTGAGCTGGGTCAAGGGCCTGTCACACGATCTGGAAGCGGTACCTACGGTGGAACCTGCTATGGCACGGATGCGGATTTGAGTGCCATCTATACTGAGGCAATCGACCTTGCTCAGGTGGCCTTGGATTCCTTGAACAGTTATGCTACCAGTGCGACGGTGCGCGCAACTGTGGAGACATTCTTTGGAATAAAACCCGATTCATCGACACCTACCACGGTGTCAGCCAGTTACTCGGCACAATTCGCATACGTTAAAT ATATCTTCGGACAAATCGTCGCTTTCTCGACAAGCACAGAGGATACAGGAATTTCTCAGCCGGGTTTCTTTTGTGACGATAGCTGGCGATGGAAGACGGAGATGGACTATGGATCTGACGGACAAATGAATGGCAAGACAATCTCTCAGACGACAG GCGGTGCTGTACAATGGAGCTGGTGGTCTCCTTTATACAAAGCGTTTCTTGGCACCGGCCCAGGTTGTGTCCACAACAGCCAGGAGGCAACATTAGGGTTCACAGTCGTCACCGACATACAGAAAGTCTACACGATTACCATGTGTCCATATAGCTTCACTCGGGCTAGAAGAAAGGATTCACTTAGCGCTTGGCGGTCAAAGGAAAAGATCATATCCGATGGAACACCACTAGGGGCAGCTCTGTCAACGCCCGGTACTTTGATGCATGAGCTAGCACACTTGGTCACGAAACGAG TTATCACCGATGAGACGGTCAGCAGTAATGGGCAAAAGGCTTACTTTCCTTCAAATGTGGCTAAACTTGCCGAGGAATCAACAGCCAAAGCTGTCAAGAATGCTGATAGCTATACCTGGTTTGCCACTGCTATGTATCTTGATCAATGTGACTGGTCACGACAGATCTGCGCTCAGAGCACCAGCACATCAACTGTCGCTAAGCGATCGAACAATCAAACCAGCACTGATAAGCCACTGATGCGAAGATCAAACCGACGGACATTTCTCCCTTGTCTATTGACTGGTTTGCAAGATGATCTAGAGTAA
- a CDS encoding putative class V chitinase (CAZy:GH18;~COG:G;~EggNog:ENOG410PI86;~InterPro:IPR036861,IPR011583,IPR029070,IPR001223, IPR007110,IPR017853,IPR018371,IPR018392,IPR001002, IPR001579,IPR036779;~PFAM:PF00187,PF00704;~SECRETED:SignalP(1-21);~go_function: GO:0004553 - hydrolase activity, hydrolyzing O-glycosyl compounds [Evidence IEA];~go_function: GO:0008061 - chitin binding [Evidence IEA];~go_process: GO:0005975 - carbohydrate metabolic process [Evidence IEA]), with protein sequence MRHLRPSFAFPFLSFLTFALSDDISCDSTNPCTEGCCSKVSNVCGYGPDYCSSTNCIAAASTNGTCSQLAECDPGVYPGYGDKWGSQYASSENCPLNVCCSEFGFCGTTKDFCGDTTVAEPVCDGTSATKKTIAYYEGWNSERACDTMPPENIPIGGYTHINFAFLYIDPDLYTITPMETSQQDLYSRVTALKKRKNDLEVWVSIGGWAFNDPGSTANTFSELAASKSKQSTFFESLLSFLDKYGFDGVDLDWEYPVDSDRGGSDADYENYPTFLANLRSALDSADKGYGLTITLPSSYWYLQHFNVVEMAKSVDWFNMMTYDLHGGWDAEDPWIGSVVNAHTNLTEIVSAMDLLWRNDIPPSRVVMGLGFYGRSFTLNDTSCVTAGCPFSTVGKAGDCTNSAGTLSFSEIEAILKDPSRHATQTYDATSSVQIVTFDENQWVSYDNWASFQAKLDYANSHCIGGTMVWAVSLDVDGTATNGLTGASVVFPGDDGSNGGSEDIYIGPDLWSNATQEISCEPPCTMILPPFPLATPITIDWPAYETTIASSSGGATLTKTTTITVAPFTISEIPFWPITVAESGGNAYLSPMQSIAPPTFGLTLPQTEATFPLFHTDYSATFTTTTSTANATAPAVTTPAAVQSGIVSDCTEFYQAIANDGCAAIATAHDITLAQFIEWNPAVKSDCSGLWSDEYYCVAVAKATSTTSYTPIAVTFFDNSHIITVAPQPTATSVQPPGTTIPVLTYSDGEVPSNGGCSSGGDTTGCGKIDCALFGCGGECGFFGCDGGCGLGFCGGGCGLLGCGPGCGAGKCLQEGGGGGSDEEETSTSEACSATATPSVTTVCDYACPDGASTSCATLCTSLTISCEPTGFVNFSPGTVDADALPLTLLEASDDAMTSDAESVASWLNPKYTSMDPVVTSGTTMTASATAPAVTTSPKNTATAISASSCDIKSTSSSSYCSCDGGYGVSLSTKANQAKTTFLVCDVTPALTISTITPTTTSTTSQSTSTTSSVSQSTSTGFALYMTYWSASECPIGLTCEDDGKWNAVMVENLVGDETAVPIRGTWNQGGMVDGSQATFCDQTSTFTIDGDDIKGSSSVSKYGSYVCKKAPVPEENTWYDSENTVAFDIEGAWACLTDICT encoded by the exons ATGCGGCACCTTCGTCCTTCTTTTgcattccctttcctttccttccttacGTTTGCTTTATCTGATGATATCTCCTGCGACTCGACAAATCCTTGTACTGAAGGATGCTGTTCTAAAGTGTCGAATGTTTGCGGCTACGGCCCAGATTATTGTTCATCTACCAACTGCATTGCTGCAGCTAGTACAAATGGGACTTGCTCCCAGCTGGCTGAGTGCGATCCTGGTGTCTACCCAGGCTATGGAGACAAGTGGG GCTCTCAGTATGCTAGTTCCGAGAATTGCCCTCTGAATGTCTGCTGCAGCGAGTTTGGCTTCTGTGGAACAACCAAGGACTTTTGTGGCGACACTACTGTTGCTGAGCCAGTATGCGACGGCACTTCGGCAACGAAGAAGACTATCGCATACTATGAGGGTTGGAACTCTGAGCGTGCCTGTGACACCATGCCGCCAGAGAATATCCCAATTGGCGGTTACACGCACATTAATTTCGCTTTTCTGTACATCGACCCTGATCTTTACACAATAACGCCGATGGAAACTTCTCAGCAAGACCTCTATAGTCGTGTCACCGCGCttaagaagcgcaagaatgACTTGGAAGTCTGGGTCTCCATCGGTGGATGGGCCTTCAATGACCCTGGGTCAACTGCTAACACCTTTTCCGAGCTGGCGGCATCTAAGTCCAAGCAATCGACCTTCTTCGAGTCATTATTGAGCTTTTTGGACAAATACGGATTCGACGGTGTGGATTTGGATTG GGAATACCCAGTTGACTCTGACCGTGGCGGATCGGATGCCGATTATGAAAACTACCCAACCTTCTTGGCAAATCTTCGCTCTGCACTTGATAGCGCAGATAAAGGCTATGGCTTAACTATCACTCTACCCAGTAGCTACTGGTACCTCCAGCATTTCAATGTTGTGGAGATGGCAAAGAGTGTCGACTGG TTCAACATGATGACATACGACCTTC ACGGGGGTTGGGATGCAGAAGACCCGTGGATTGGATCTGTTGTCAACGCGCACACCAATCTTACTGAGATCGTCTCGGCCATGGATCTTTTGTGGCGGAATGACATTCCTCCCTCTCGAGTGGTGATGGGACTGGGATTCTATGGCCGCA GCTTCACGCTCAATGATACGTCATGTGTCACTGCAGGATGTCCTTTCTCGACAGTTG GTAAGGCGGGTGATTGTACAAACAGTGCTGGCACGCTTTCATTCTCGGAAATTGAAGCAATTCTAAAGGATCCGTCCCGCCATGCTACCCAGACTTATGATGCAACCTCTTCAGTTCAAATCGTGACTTTTGATGAGAATCAATGGGTGAGCTATGATAACTGGGCTTCGTTTCAGGCTAAGTTGGACTACGCAAATTCCCATTGTATTGGAGG AACAATGGTCTGGGCTGTTAGCTTGGACGTTGACGGAACAGCAACCA ATGGACTTACCGGAGCCTCTGTTGTTTTCCCCGGTGACGACGGCTCCAATGGAGGAAgtgaagatatttatatcGGACCTGACCTGTGGTCAAATGCAACCCAGGAGATCTCTTGCGAGCCACCCTGCACTATGATCCTGCCCCCATTCCCACTAGCGACTCCGATAACGATTGACTGGCCAGCATACGAGACTACCATTGCATCAAGCTCTGGTGGGGCCACATTGACCAAGACCACTACAATCACCGTTGCTCCCTTCACTATCAGCGAGATACCATTCTGGCCTATCACTGTGGCGGAATCTGGCGGAAATGCCTACTTGAGCCCCATGCAGAGCATTGCTCCACCAACCTTTGGTCTGACTTTGCCACAAACCGAAGCTACTTTCCCCCTTTTCCATACCGATTACAGTGCCACTTTTACCACCACGACATCAACGGCAAATGCTACTGCACCAGCCGTTACAacacctgctgctgttcaGAGTGGAATTGTTTCCGATTGTACGGAGTTCTATCAAGCAATCGCCAACGACGGATGCGCTGCCATTGCAACTGCACACGACATCACACTTGCGCAATTCATC GAATGGAACCCGGCGGTAAAATCAGACTGCTCGGGACTTTGGAGTGATGAATATTACT GCGTCGCTGTCGCTAAAGCTACGAGCACCACCTCATACACACCCATTGCCGTGACCTTCTTTGACAATTCACATATTATTACTGTGGCGCCACAGCCGACAGCGACATCAGTCCAACCCCCTGGAACAACTATTCCTGTACTCACATACTCCGACGGGGAAGTACCCTCAAATGGAGGATGTAGTTCTGGCGGCGACACTACTGGTTGTGGAAAGATCGATTGTGCCCTCTTTGGCTGTGGGGGTGAATGTGGATTCTTCGGTTGTGATGGAGGCTGTGGCTTAGGATTctgcggaggaggctgtggTCTTCTCGGTTGTGGCCCTGGATGCGGAGCTG GGAAATGTCTTcaggaaggtggtggtggtggctccgacgaagaggagacaTCAACTTCCGAGGCATGCAGCGCAACTGCCACGCCTTCCGTCACAACTGTTTGTGACTATGCCTGTCCAGACGGAGCATCGACATCCTGCGCCACCCTCTGCACCTCGTTGACAATTAGCTGTGAGCCTACCGGGTTCGTTAATTTCTCACCTGGCACTGTGGACGCAGACGCGCTGCCACTCACATTACTCGAGGCCTCCGATGATGCCATGACATCCGATGCGGAATCCGTGGCATCCTGGTTGAACCCAAAATACACTAGCATGGATCCTGTCGTGACAAGTGGCACCACCATGACTGCATCAGCTACAGCGCCCGCTGTGACGACGTCTCCAAAAAATACCGCCACTGCTATCTCAGCCTCCTCTTGTGATATCAAAAgcaccagctcctcctcctactGCTCATGTGATGGAGGATACGGTGTGTCATTGTCCACAAAGGCTAATCAAGCCAAAACCACCTTCCTGGTCTGTGATGTCACTCCAGCCCTGACAATTTCCACCATCacgccgacgacgaccaGCACCACATCCCAGTCTACTTCCACAACCTCTTCTGTCAGCCAGTCTACATCCACGGGCTTTGCGCTGTATATGACCTACTGGTCAGCCTCTGAGTGTCCCATTGGACTCACATGTGAGGATGACGGGAAATGGAATGCGGTTATGGTGGAAAATCTCGTGGGCGATGAAACGGCCGTGCCCATACGAGGCACGTGGAACCAGGGTGGCATGGTTGATGGAAGTCAGGCAACATTCTGTGATCAGACTTCGACTTTCACAATCGATGGCGATGACATCAAGGGCTCAAGCAGTGTCAGCAAATATGGCTCATATGTTTGCAAGAAGGCACCTGTTCCTGAAGAAAATACCTGGTATGATTCGGAAAACACGGTAGCTTTTGATATCGAAGGGGCATGGGCGTGCCTGACAGACATTTGTACCTAA
- a CDS encoding MmgE/PrpD family protein (COG:S;~EggNog:ENOG410PWCM;~InterPro:IPR042183,IPR036148,IPR005656;~PFAM:PF03972;~go_function: GO:0016829 - lyase activity [Evidence IEA]), which yields MTSLTPPPATSTGTPVTHTLSNWLEELTPESIPAEVRERAKYLILDGLACALLGARLPWSVKAHDAITAIEGEGKCTVIGWNETLPPNAAALLNSTFIQGFDLDDIHIEAPLHNMSVIVPAILAAAEQEHGSSTRPISGKDFLTATVAGCETGPRVGYALGGTHMLTIGWHSGAIFGPAASAAAVSKLLNLPAAQIEDALGMACTQACGLMSAQFESMVKRMQHGFASRSGVLATYLAKQGFTGIKEIFDREYGGFLKMFSLGAETEPKFHPEEICKGLGEVWQIKKIKQKLHALCAVTHCTVDCVKDIQAEHPAKMGEWKKIIKIEAEMARAAMKKGGWAPEKPATVTAAQMSIPYAVALQVVDGEIVPGQFAPSMLNREELWDVIGLVECREAKELDNTWAQRVKITFEDGEVLEKLLKAPKGVHPGVTNEEVLEKWRAVTKGVIPEERQKKIEEVVLNLEEVEDVAGVLGELLRGETVNVLQ from the exons ATGACCTCTCTCACACCTCCCCCCGCCACTTCCACCGGCACTCCCGTAACTCACACACTCTCCAACTGGCTGGAAGAACTCACTCCCGAATCCATTCCCGCCGAAGTCCGTGAACGGGCCAAGTATCTCATTCTCGATGGATTAGCCTGTGCTCTGCTGGGGGCACGACTCCCCTGGTCCGTCAAGGCCCATGACGCCATCACTGCCATTGAGGGAGAGGGCAAATGTACCGTGATCGGATGGAATGAG accctccctcccaatGCCGCCGCCCTCCTGAACAGCACCTTCATTCAAGGCTTTGACCTCGACGACATCCACATCGAGGCCCCCTTGCACAACATGTCCGTCATCGTCCCAGCAATCCTCGCAGCTGCAGAACAGGAGCACGGCAGCTCAACTCGCCCTATCAGCGGCAAAGACTTCCTGACCGCCACAGTCGCCGGCTGCGAAACGGGACCCCGTGTAGGTTACGCCCTGGGCGGAACACACATGCTCACAATTGGATGGCACTCCGGTGCCATCTTCGGCCCTGCTGCATCTGCCGCAGCTGTCTCCAAGCTGTTAAATCTCCCCGCCGCGCAGATCGAAGATGCCCTGGGCATGGCGTGTACACAGGCCTGCGGACTTATGTCCGCGCAATTCGAGAGTATGGTGAAGCGCATGCAGCATGGATTCGCATCGCGGAGCGGAGTACTTGCCACATACCTAGCAAAGCAGGGATTCACGGGAATCAAGGAGATCTTTGACCGCGAGTATGGTGGTTTCTTGAAGATGTTCTCGCTCGGGGCGGAGACTGAGCCCAAGTTTCACCCAGAAGAAATTTGTAAGGGATTAGGGGAGGTGTGGcagatcaagaagatcaagcagaAGCTGCATGCATTGTGCGCAGTGACGCATTGTACAGTAGATTGTGTTAAGGATATTCAGGCCGAGCATCCTGCCAAGATGGGcgagtggaagaagatcatcaagaTCGAAGCAGAGATGGCGAGGGctgcgatgaagaagggtggtTGGGCGCCGGAGAAGCCGGCTACCGTCACAGCGGCGCAAATGAGTATACCGTACGCGGTGGCGTTGCAGGTCGTGGATGGGGAGATTGTGCCGGGGCAGTTTGCGCCGAGTATGTTGAACCGGGAGGAGCTGTGGGATGTGATTGGATTGGTGGAGTGTCGGGAGGCTAAGGAGCTGGATAATACGTGGGCGCAGAGGGTCAAGATCACgtttgaggatggggaggtgctggagaagTTGCTGAAGGCGCCCAAGGGAGTCCACCCCGGGGTGACCAATgaggaggtgttggagaagtgGCGGGCTGTGACGAAGGGGGTGATTCCGGAGGAGAGGCAGAAAAAGATcgaggaggtggtgttgaacctggaagaggtggaggatgttgcGGGTGTTTTGGGCGAGTTGTTGAGGGGAGAGACAGTGAATGTGCTGCAATAG
- the xlnD gene encoding beta-xylosidase XylA (CAZy:GH3;~COG:G;~EggNog:ENOG410PMRH;~InterPro:IPR017853,IPR036962,IPR002772,IPR036881, IPR001764,IPR013783,IPR026891;~PFAM:PF14310,PF00933,PF01915;~go_function: GO:0004553 - hydrolase activity, hydrolyzing O-glycosyl compounds [Evidence IEA];~go_process: GO:0005975 - carbohydrate metabolic process [Evidence IEA]) — protein MAPCAATSSATNQPPPMTEQHSLISLFTLDELIANTGNTGLGVSRLGLPAYQVWSEALHGLDRANFSDSGSYNWATSFPQPILTTAALNRTLIHQIASIISTQGRAFNNAGRYGLDVYAPNINTFRHPVWGRGQETPGEDVSLAAVYAYEYITGIQGPDPDSNLKLAATAKHYAGYDIENWHNHSRLGNDMNITQQDLSEYYTPQFHVAARDAKVHSVMCAYNAVNGVPACADSYFLQTLLRDTFGFVDHGYVSSDCDAAYNIYNPHGYASSQAAAAAEAILAGTDIDCGTTYQWHLNESITAGDLSRDDIEKGVIRLYTTLVQAGYFDSNTTKANNPYRDLTWSDVLETDAWNISYQAATQGIVLLKNSNNVLPLTEKAYPPSNTTVALIGPWANATTQLLGNYYGNAPYMISPRAAFEEAGYKVNFAEGTGISSTSTSGFAAALSAARSADVIIYAGGIDNTLEAEALDRESIAWPGNQLDLIQKLASSAGSKPLIVLQMGGGQVDSSSLKNNTNVTALLWGGYPGQSGGFALRDIITGKKNPAGRLVTTQYPASYAEEFPATDMNLRPEGDNPGQTYKWYTGEAVYEFGHGLFYTTFAESSSNTTTKEVKLNIQDILSQTHEELASITQLPVLNFTANIKNTGKLESDYTAMVFANTSDAGPAPYPVKWLVGWDRLGDVKVGETRELRVPVEVGSFARVNEDGDWVLFPGTFELALNLERKVRVKVVLEGEEEVVLKWPGKE, from the coding sequence ATGGCCCCCTGCGCAGCCACCTCATCTGCGACGAATCAGCCACCCCCTATGACCGAGCAGCATTCGCTCATCTCGCTCTTCACGCTGGACGAGCTGATCGCCAACACCGGCAACACCGGCCTCGGTGTCTCCCGACTGGGCCTCCCTGCATACCAAGTATGGAGTGAAGCACTTCACGGCCTCGACCGTGCCAACTTCAGCGACTCAGGCTCCTACAATTGGGCTACTTCATTCCCCCAACCTATCTTGACCACCGCGGCCCTCAACCGCACCCTCATTCACCAAAtcgcctccatcatctccacccAAGGCCGTGCCTTCAACAACGCCGGCCGCTACGGCCTCGATGTCTACGCccccaacatcaacaccttCCGCCACCCCGTCTGGGGTCGCGGACAAGAAACTCCAGGAGAGGACGTCTCTCTCGCCGCCGTCTACGCCTACGAATACATCACCGGCATCCAGGGTCCCGACCCAGACTCAAACCTCAAACTTGCCGCCACGGCCAAGCACTACGCCGGCTATGACATCGAGAACTGGCACAACCACTCCCGCCTGGGCAATGACATGAACATCACCCAGCAAGACCTGTCAGAATACTACACTCCCCAGTTCCACGTCGCCGCCCGCGACGCCAAAGTCCACAGTGTCATGTGTGCCTATAACGCCGTCAACGGCGTCCCTGCCTGCGCCGACTCTTACTTCCTCCAGACCCTCCTCCGCGACACCTTCGGATTCGTTGACCACGGCTACGTCTCCAGCGACTGCGACGCCGCCTACAACATCTACAATCCCCACGGCTACGCCTCCTCCCaggctgccgctgccgctgagGCCATCCTCGCTGGCACTGACATCGACTGCGGTACCACCTACCAATGGCACCTGAACGAGTCCATCACTGCGGGAGATCTCTCTCGCGATGATATCGAGAAGGGTGTGATCCGCCTCTACACGACCCTTGTGCAGGCCGGATACTTCGACTCCAATACCACCAAGGCGAACAACCCCTACCGCGACCTCACCTGGTCCGATGTCCTCGAGACGGACGCATGGAACATCTCCTACCAAGCCGCGACGCAGGGCATTGTCCTTCTCAAGAACTCCAACAAcgtccttcccctcaccgAGAAAGCTTACCCACCATCCAACACCACCGTCGCCCTTATCGGTCCCTGGGCCAACGCCACCACCCAACTCCTGGGCAACTACTACGGCAACGCTCCCTACATGATCAGCCCCCGCGCCGCGTTCGAAGAAGCCGGATACAAAGTCAACTTCGCCGAAGGCACCGGTATCTCCTCCACAAGCACCTCGGGCTTCGCAGCCGCCTTATCCGCCGCCCGGTCCGCCGACGTGATCATCTACGCCGGTGGTATCGACAATACTCTTGAAGCGGAGGCACTGGATCGCGAGAGCATCGCATGGCCGGGTAACCAACTGGACTTGATCCAAAAGCTCGCCTCGTCGGCCGGAAGCAAGCCGCTCATCGTTCTCCAAATGGGCGGCGGACAGGTCGATTCCTCGTCCCTCAAGAACAACACGAACGTCACTGCACTCCTCTGGGGCGGATACCCCGGCCAATCCGGCGGTTTCGCTCTGAGAGACATCATCACGGGAAAGAAGAACCCCGCGGGTAGACTAGTCACGACACAATACCCAGCCAGCTACGCGGAGGAGTTCCCCGCGACGGATATGAACCTCCGTCCTGAGGGTGATAACCCCGGCCAAACATACAAATGGTACACCGGCGAAGCAGTGTACGAGTTCGGCCACGGATTATTCTACACGACCTTCGCGGAATCATCCAGCAACACCACTACGAAGGAAGTTAAGCTCAACATCCAGGACATTCTTTCCCAGACACACGAAGAGCTAGCCTCAATTACGCAGCTCCCTGTGCTGAACTTCACTGCCAATATCAAGAACACTGGAAAGCTGGAATCGGATTACACCGCTATGGTATTCGCCAATACCTCTGATGCCGGTCCGGCGCCGTACCCGGTGAAGTGGCTGGTCGGGTGGGATCGGCTTGGGGATGTGAAGGTCGGGGAGACGAGGGAGTTGAGGGTTCCCGTTGAGGTGGGGAGCTTTGCGAGGGTGAATGAGGATGGCGATTGGGTGTTGTTTCCGGGAACGTTTGAGTTGGCGTTGAACCTGGAGAGGAAGGTTAGGGTGAAGGTTGTTcttgagggtgaggaggaagtcgTGCTGAAGTGGCCTGGGAAGGAGTAG